A single genomic interval of Lentimicrobium saccharophilum harbors:
- a CDS encoding RNA polymerase sigma factor — MNQQNYDIHRHLVEACMAGNRKAYNDLYSAYSRAMYNLCLRMMNNAEDARDMLQEGFIEAFNRLDSFRFESAFGAWLKRIVVNKCINALEKRRIVFVDEEVPDPLPQDETPDEEELRLSVERVKQAMNQLPQGARMIFSLYLIEGYDHTEIAEILKISESTSKTQFMRARQMVKDILHGMPAS, encoded by the coding sequence TTGAACCAACAAAACTACGATATACACAGACATCTTGTTGAGGCATGTATGGCCGGCAACCGGAAAGCGTACAATGACCTTTACAGCGCTTATTCCAGGGCTATGTATAACCTTTGTCTGCGTATGATGAATAATGCTGAAGATGCCAGGGATATGTTGCAGGAAGGTTTTATTGAAGCATTCAACCGTCTTGACTCATTCCGGTTCGAATCGGCTTTCGGCGCCTGGCTTAAAAGAATAGTCGTGAACAAGTGTATCAATGCCCTTGAAAAGCGCAGAATTGTTTTTGTGGATGAGGAGGTTCCCGATCCCTTGCCTCAGGATGAAACGCCTGATGAAGAAGAACTCCGGCTCAGCGTTGAGAGGGTGAAACAGGCTATGAATCAGTTGCCGCAGGGAGCCAGAATGATTTTTTCACTTTACCTGATCGAAGGATATGATCATACGGAGATTGCAGAAATTCTGAAGATATCTGAATCCACTTCCAAAACGCAGTTTATGCGGGCCAGACAGATGGTAAAGGATATTTTACACGGAATGCCCGCTTCCTAA